One window from the genome of Glycine soja cultivar W05 chromosome 12, ASM419377v2, whole genome shotgun sequence encodes:
- the LOC114378153 gene encoding plastid division protein PDV2-like produces the protein MEEEGIGLVLARATELRLKISNCIQRATSNGPSPHADDDDDEATERLLNICDALEALETQLSSLQVLQQQQQYEREIALAEIESSRKMLIDKLREYKGKELEVINEASTFASETVEPNNDLLLPPYPSHPPYSVSMDKEYLSQIPSVNKSGRNGLITLDPMIEVSNSLSEKEQNHVENGAKNSRKGLGFFITSAAKTMLTVVGVVSILSLSGFVPKLGTRFSVQGWCHRVENERSTTKNGGERSNIQCPPGRILVWENGEARCQVKERVEIPFSAVAATPDINYGCG, from the exons ATGGAAGAGGAAGGCATAGGGTTAGTGTTGGCGAGAGCCACAGAACTTCGTTTGAAAATCAGCAACTGCATCCAAAGAGCCACCTCTAATGGCCCCTCGCCGCACGCCGATGACGACGACGATGAAGCCACCGAACGCCTTCTCAACATTTGCGATGCCCTTGAAGCCTTGGAGACCCAGCTCTCTTCCTTGCAG GTtctgcaacaacaacagcagtaTGAAAGAGAAATTGCCTTGGCTGAAATTGAAAGCAGTCGCAAAATGTTAATTGACAAGCTCAGGGAGTACAAAGGTAAGGAATTAGAAGTGATAAATGAAGCTTCCACTTTTGCTAGTGAAACAGTGGAGCCCAACAATGATCTATTACTTCCACCGTATCCTAGCCACCCTCCATACTCTGTGTCTATGGACAAGGAATATCTCTCACAGATCCCTTCTGTGAACAAGTCTGGTCGCAATGGGTTAATCACGCTTGACCCAATGATTGAGGTGAGCAATAGTCTCAGtgaaaaagagcaaaatcatGTTGAAAATGGGGCTAAAAATTCGAGAAAAGGATTGGGATTTTTTATAACTTCTGCAGCCAAAACAATGCTCACGGTAGTTGGCGTGGTATCAATATTAAGTTTGTCTGGTTTTGTGCCTAAGTTAGGCACTCGTTTCAGTGTGCAAGGCTGGTGTCACAGAGTAGAAAATGAGAGATCGACAACTAAAAATGGGGGTGAGAGATCAAATATTCAGTGTCCACCAGGGAGAATTCTGGTGTGGGAAAATGGGGAAGCTCGATGCCAAGTGAAAGAGAGAGTTGAAATTCCATTTTCAGCTGTTGCTGCTACACCTGATATAAACTATGGTTGTGGTTGA